One Thalassotalea sediminis DNA segment encodes these proteins:
- a CDS encoding LTA synthase family protein produces MFKSIVTLINPFCRFTLLLLITLSVFRFGFSLWQYEHFSALTLIQTLFNGLRIDLSTIGYLLILPALFHPLLANLSLTKKHWLSFLKAYFQLTFAVILFFELATPAFIQEYGLRPNRLFIEYLSYPKEVFSMLVAGHLTTLVLTSVLLVLTLKFIVTPIIAKITRLSRINSSFLSKSVATTLMILIYLLAARGTLGHRPINPAFVYTSTDQLINSLTLNSTYSVAHAIKELGNEKNAALIYGKMPTEKVIDLIRSGTGLAETRFIVDNQPSQSIRKPVYQGDHKNLVIILEESLGAQYVSTLGGLALTPNIDRLYNEGWSFNQLYATGTRSVRGIEAVITGFTPTPARSVVKLDKSQKSFFTLASLLQSNGYQTQFIYGGESHFDNMKSFFLGNGFEEIVDVDDVESPTFIGSWGVSDEDLFVQAHKELSKLNSTNKPFFSFIFTSSNHDPFEYPAVNIPPYNYTESQLSSYSQTELARHKAIQYADHALGNFINQAKKSDYWQNTVFLIVADHDARATSKTLIPIKNFHIPAIILNSDHTTERSNNIVSQIDLPPTLLSLIGVTNESPMLGHDLNKIATNRAMMQYASNFGYLQDNNLTILRPDKPALAFKVEEKTFELTPKAIFPKELELALAHALWGSLAYDNQWYSSKNFERVR; encoded by the coding sequence ATGTTCAAGTCAATCGTCACTTTAATAAATCCATTTTGTCGCTTTACACTATTGCTGTTAATAACACTTTCGGTTTTCCGTTTTGGTTTTAGCTTATGGCAATATGAGCACTTCAGTGCTTTAACTCTTATTCAAACGTTGTTTAATGGCTTAAGGATCGACCTAAGTACAATCGGATACTTACTAATATTGCCGGCATTGTTTCATCCTCTATTAGCGAACCTATCACTCACAAAAAAACATTGGTTAAGCTTTTTAAAAGCTTATTTTCAATTAACTTTTGCTGTTATTCTTTTTTTTGAATTGGCGACACCTGCGTTTATTCAGGAATATGGATTGCGACCCAATAGATTATTTATTGAATACTTAAGTTATCCTAAAGAGGTCTTTAGTATGCTTGTGGCTGGGCACCTAACTACACTAGTGCTGACATCCGTGCTTCTAGTACTCACACTTAAATTCATTGTTACCCCAATCATTGCAAAAATCACACGTCTTTCTCGTATTAATTCTTCTTTTTTATCAAAGAGTGTAGCAACTACTTTAATGATACTTATCTACCTACTTGCTGCGAGAGGCACACTCGGGCATCGTCCCATAAATCCAGCTTTTGTTTATACTTCAACGGATCAACTCATCAACTCTTTAACATTGAACTCGACTTATAGCGTAGCTCATGCAATTAAAGAACTAGGTAATGAAAAAAATGCAGCGTTAATTTACGGCAAAATGCCTACGGAAAAAGTAATAGACCTTATTCGTAGTGGAACAGGACTAGCAGAAACGCGTTTTATTGTAGATAACCAACCTAGCCAATCAATTCGTAAGCCAGTTTACCAAGGTGACCATAAAAACTTGGTTATTATCTTAGAGGAAAGTTTAGGGGCGCAATATGTCTCTACTTTGGGAGGACTAGCGCTTACTCCTAACATAGATAGGCTTTATAACGAAGGTTGGTCTTTCAATCAATTGTATGCAACAGGCACTCGTTCTGTCAGAGGAATTGAGGCAGTCATAACTGGCTTTACACCTACTCCAGCAAGATCAGTTGTAAAGCTTGATAAATCACAAAAATCATTTTTTACACTGGCAAGCTTACTGCAATCTAATGGTTACCAAACACAATTTATTTATGGTGGAGAAAGTCATTTTGATAATATGAAAAGCTTCTTCTTAGGAAATGGCTTTGAGGAAATTGTTGATGTTGATGATGTAGAATCACCGACATTCATAGGTTCATGGGGGGTCAGTGACGAAGACTTGTTTGTTCAAGCTCATAAAGAGCTCAGTAAATTGAATAGCACCAACAAACCATTTTTTAGTTTTATATTTACTTCAAGTAACCATGATCCATTTGAATATCCAGCAGTAAATATACCACCATATAACTACACAGAATCTCAACTATCTTCTTATTCTCAAACGGAATTAGCACGCCATAAAGCCATTCAATATGCTGATCATGCCTTAGGAAACTTTATAAATCAGGCGAAAAAAAGTGATTATTGGCAAAATACTGTGTTTTTAATCGTAGCAGATCATGATGCGAGGGCAACGAGTAAAACATTAATCCCTATTAAAAACTTTCATATACCTGCAATAATTCTTAATAGCGACCATACTACTGAACGAAGTAATAATATAGTCAGCCAAATTGACTTGCCTCCAACCCTATTATCCTTAATTGGTGTTACAAACGAATCACCAATGTTAGGACATGACTTAAACAAAATAGCGACTAACCGCGCTATGATGCAATACGCAAGTAATTTCGGGTATTTACAAGATAACAACCTCACCATTTTAAGACCCGATAAACCTGCACTTGCATTTAAGGTCGAAGAAAAAACGTTTGAACTTACGCCTAAAGCTATCTTCCCTAAAGAGTTAGAATTAGCACTGGCACATGCGTTGTGGGGAAGTTTAGCTTATGATAATCAATGGTATAGTAGTAAAAATTTTGAAAGAGTGAGATGA
- a CDS encoding methyl-accepting chemotaxis protein, giving the protein MLGFLKNHNDDIVTAINKTQAVIEFDLQGIILTANNNFLTLMEYKKNEVVGKPHAIFVDQETATSTEYQLFWQQLREGKSQTNQFKRITKSGREVWIQASYTPIVHNNNVQRIIKFASNITEQVLNNASNQSQINAINKAQAVIEFTLSGDIITANENFLTLMGYQLAEIQGKHHSIFVMPEEVNSSQYNAFWDSLRNGESQTAEYKRITKNKQTVWIHATYNPILDPSGNVIKVIKFASDITEEVAQRKEFAMLSVVANQTSNAVLITDKERRIKYANDGFTQMLGYSQQESLGRTVKELITGTYTDKTTLARITAELEAPNAFYDEIQVHDKQDNASWVSVTSNPIKDESNQHTGYIAILANIDKVKTAALEYETRFNVIGQSLLFVEWHRDKKLLNSNHLLAKNFDISEAEEQSCFANIEQFLTADELESLIDEKPLQKEFDLTFENSKHMIGLDATFAVIKDVYGDIRKYVMFANDISNRRQVVTKSESVTNGLIESGISISKMVETINAIAEQTNLLALNAAIEAARAGDAGRGFSVVADEVRNLAQKASTSADEINQVVDKNQQLVNELADEIKKLRSD; this is encoded by the coding sequence GTGCTAGGATTTTTAAAAAACCATAATGACGATATCGTTACGGCAATTAATAAAACACAAGCTGTTATCGAATTTGACTTACAAGGAATTATATTAACCGCAAATAACAACTTTCTCACACTAATGGAATATAAAAAAAATGAGGTTGTTGGTAAACCTCATGCAATATTTGTTGATCAAGAAACAGCAACAAGCACAGAGTATCAGTTATTTTGGCAGCAATTACGCGAAGGAAAATCACAAACAAACCAGTTTAAACGCATCACAAAATCCGGTAGGGAAGTATGGATTCAAGCCTCTTATACGCCAATCGTACATAACAATAACGTACAACGTATTATAAAATTTGCTTCAAATATCACTGAGCAAGTACTAAATAACGCGAGTAATCAATCGCAAATTAATGCCATTAACAAAGCACAAGCTGTCATTGAATTTACTTTATCAGGCGACATTATTACCGCAAATGAAAATTTTTTAACATTAATGGGTTATCAACTCGCTGAAATACAAGGTAAACACCACAGTATTTTTGTAATGCCTGAAGAAGTAAACTCATCACAATATAATGCTTTTTGGGACTCATTACGCAATGGTGAAAGCCAAACGGCTGAATACAAGCGAATAACAAAAAACAAGCAGACAGTATGGATTCACGCAACTTACAACCCTATTCTTGATCCTTCTGGCAATGTTATTAAAGTGATTAAGTTTGCCTCAGATATTACTGAAGAAGTCGCGCAACGAAAAGAATTTGCAATGCTATCTGTCGTTGCAAATCAAACCAGTAACGCCGTGTTAATCACAGACAAAGAGCGGCGCATAAAATACGCAAACGACGGGTTCACGCAGATGCTAGGATATTCTCAACAAGAATCTTTAGGCCGCACCGTAAAAGAACTCATTACCGGCACTTATACCGATAAAACAACCTTAGCGCGTATTACCGCTGAACTAGAAGCGCCAAATGCATTCTATGATGAAATTCAAGTGCATGATAAACAAGATAACGCGAGTTGGGTTTCAGTAACCAGTAACCCCATTAAAGATGAAAGCAATCAACATACAGGCTATATTGCAATACTTGCCAATATTGATAAAGTGAAAACGGCCGCATTAGAATATGAAACCAGATTTAATGTCATTGGCCAATCGTTATTGTTTGTCGAATGGCATCGAGATAAAAAACTGCTTAATAGTAATCATTTACTCGCAAAAAATTTTGATATTAGCGAGGCAGAAGAGCAATCTTGCTTCGCAAATATCGAGCAATTTTTAACCGCTGATGAGCTTGAATCACTTATCGATGAGAAACCTCTGCAAAAAGAATTCGATTTAACCTTTGAAAATAGCAAACACATGATTGGTTTAGATGCGACATTTGCCGTCATCAAAGATGTTTACGGTGATATTCGAAAATATGTCATGTTTGCCAACGATATTAGTAACCGCCGTCAAGTCGTTACGAAAAGTGAAAGCGTGACAAATGGCTTAATTGAATCAGGTATCAGTATCTCTAAAATGGTAGAAACCATTAATGCCATTGCAGAACAGACAAACTTATTAGCACTGAATGCTGCCATTGAGGCTGCACGCGCAGGTGATGCTGGCAGAGGATTTTCTGTTGTTGCTGACGAAGTAAGAAATTTGGCACAAAAAGCGAGTACAAGTGCTGATGAAATTAATCAAGTGGTCGACAAAAATCAACAATTAGTGAATGAGCTTGCCGATGAAATTAAAAAGTTAAGAAGTGACTAA
- a CDS encoding ArsR/SmtB family transcription factor, whose amino-acid sequence MNVVNFEEKAKEASSLLKMMGNEVRLQILCSLVDQKLTVGEINGLIDISQSALSQHLAKLRTDGLVETERDGLNIYYRVCRPIVVDILRVLQSEFCPPE is encoded by the coding sequence ATGAACGTAGTAAATTTTGAGGAAAAAGCCAAAGAGGCGTCTTCACTATTGAAGATGATGGGCAATGAAGTAAGGCTACAAATTTTGTGTAGTTTGGTTGATCAAAAATTAACAGTCGGTGAAATTAATGGCTTAATTGATATTAGCCAATCGGCGTTATCTCAACACCTTGCGAAATTAAGAACCGATGGACTAGTTGAAACTGAGCGTGATGGCTTAAATATTTATTATCGTGTTTGTCGTCCAATCGTGGTTGATATTTTACGAGTCTTACAGTCTGAATTTTGCCCACCAGAATAA
- a CDS encoding MBL fold metallo-hydrolase yields the protein MSMFFKLITARLSLILLVLSAAPLAAEHQSPSNLFDKIFTAYGGDNFKLITSFRVKDQYKAFRYGQSYSPDNVDLVDYHSHVFVDRQGLRKAFRWIRGNNDNYSVQHRIYDGEAGYQINHGSKEISQESGIDFISVDRRHTYFLDTALVMLFQEHQEKASIVEQQKVFGKVHDVIELSATGHPKLTLFFDVETHRLTQMSRAHWQPGVLFRYQFSNFTRQDGILYARNFYVTRGGDPFNVSTHREVEWNIDLSGVFTIPKQYNVAAKGLDFSTMSVKKLADNLYMAGKDWGFSVFYDAGDYFIGAGSYSKLTERFVHVKKQFSLDKPLKYQVVSHHHTDHMGGLSEAYYLGATLITAKAHVETIKRHTGIDIPNERFLLVDDVNHVAKDEVTVIDFPSAHSNHMLGTYFNQAELFFTADTYFSRQQYGAPKGYDTLVNMQQTLIRHGITPKKFAATHSLRLLTDEHFAMSLKKRVETVCPSNWVICP from the coding sequence ATGAGCATGTTTTTTAAATTAATTACTGCAAGGCTATCATTAATTCTGTTGGTATTATCAGCAGCGCCATTAGCAGCAGAGCATCAATCACCATCGAATCTATTTGATAAAATTTTTACGGCCTATGGTGGTGATAACTTTAAATTAATAACAAGCTTTCGCGTTAAAGATCAGTACAAAGCATTTCGCTATGGGCAGAGTTATAGCCCTGATAATGTAGATCTAGTGGACTATCATTCTCATGTATTTGTTGATCGACAAGGGCTACGCAAAGCGTTTCGTTGGATTCGAGGTAATAATGACAATTACTCTGTACAGCACCGCATTTATGATGGTGAAGCAGGGTATCAAATAAACCATGGTAGCAAAGAAATAAGTCAAGAAAGTGGTATTGATTTTATTTCCGTTGATCGCAGGCATACTTATTTTCTTGATACCGCATTAGTAATGCTATTTCAGGAACACCAAGAGAAGGCGAGCATCGTTGAGCAACAGAAGGTTTTTGGTAAAGTACATGATGTGATTGAACTCAGCGCCACAGGGCACCCTAAACTGACATTGTTTTTTGATGTAGAAACCCACCGTTTAACCCAAATGTCGCGTGCTCATTGGCAACCAGGCGTTTTATTTCGTTATCAATTTAGTAACTTTACGAGACAAGACGGTATTCTTTATGCGCGTAATTTTTACGTAACCCGAGGCGGTGATCCTTTTAACGTTTCTACTCATCGTGAAGTGGAATGGAATATTGATTTAAGTGGCGTGTTTACGATTCCTAAACAATATAACGTGGCGGCAAAAGGTTTAGATTTCTCAACAATGTCTGTAAAAAAACTCGCAGATAATTTGTACATGGCTGGCAAAGACTGGGGATTTAGTGTTTTTTATGATGCCGGTGATTATTTCATCGGCGCGGGTAGCTATAGCAAGTTAACAGAGCGATTTGTTCACGTGAAAAAGCAGTTTTCATTAGATAAACCTTTAAAATATCAAGTTGTGAGCCATCATCATACTGATCATATGGGCGGGTTATCTGAAGCATATTATCTTGGAGCCACCTTAATTACTGCTAAAGCACATGTTGAGACGATTAAACGTCATACGGGGATAGATATACCAAACGAAAGGTTTCTGCTCGTTGATGACGTGAATCATGTAGCCAAAGATGAGGTTACTGTTATCGACTTTCCAAGTGCTCATTCGAATCATATGCTTGGCACTTATTTTAACCAAGCAGAGCTCTTTTTTACTGCTGACACATACTTCTCTCGTCAGCAATATGGTGCGCCCAAAGGTTACGACACGTTGGTGAACATGCAGCAAACATTAATACGTCATGGTATAACGCCGAAAAAGTTCGCCGCAACACACAGCCTAAGGCTATTAACGGATGAACACTTTGCTATGTCACTAAAAAAGCGTGTTGAAACTGTATGTCCGAGTAACTGGGTAATTTGTCCTTAG
- a CDS encoding DMT family transporter, with protein MSEKQKIKHERTHDSLLSPLPLLLTTLLTLVAFAGNSVLCRLAIKEHYIDPTSYTNIRLVSGIIALFLMVLFSKRSITPSLNFTLSNWLAGLTLYVYAIALSYAYITVDTGVGAVVLFGAVQLTLVIFSFVTGRGISTLEWIGLLIAFTGFVYLMGSEIGQPSLIGLAIMALSGIAWGIYTHSGLNGNAPLLNTTSNFICTIPFIIASFFWVNDLIYYSSTGIILAVMSGAVTSGIGYALWYKVLPYFTGIQAGVVQLFVPIVAAIGGALFVNDPITIKLVIAAILILGGIALVTYGKRR; from the coding sequence ATGAGTGAAAAACAAAAAATAAAACATGAGCGAACGCATGACTCTCTCCTTTCGCCACTTCCCTTGTTACTTACAACACTGTTAACCTTGGTAGCCTTTGCAGGAAACTCAGTACTTTGTCGACTCGCGATTAAAGAGCACTATATCGACCCAACAAGCTATACCAATATTCGTCTTGTTTCTGGCATTATCGCCCTTTTTCTCATGGTGTTGTTTAGCAAGCGCAGTATAACACCAAGCCTAAACTTTACTCTCTCAAATTGGTTAGCAGGGCTGACGCTGTACGTCTACGCAATAGCCTTATCATATGCCTATATAACCGTAGATACTGGCGTTGGTGCAGTTGTCTTATTTGGTGCAGTGCAGCTGACACTAGTGATATTTTCTTTTGTTACTGGCCGTGGCATATCCACATTAGAGTGGATTGGTTTATTAATTGCTTTTACTGGTTTCGTCTATTTAATGGGTTCAGAAATAGGACAACCATCATTAATTGGCCTCGCAATTATGGCTCTATCTGGCATAGCTTGGGGTATTTATACTCACTCAGGCTTAAACGGAAACGCTCCGCTACTGAATACAACAAGCAACTTTATTTGCACAATTCCTTTTATTATTGCCTCATTCTTTTGGGTAAACGATCTCATTTACTATTCTAGTACAGGGATAATATTAGCGGTGATGTCTGGTGCTGTAACATCAGGCATCGGTTATGCCTTATGGTACAAAGTATTACCTTATTTCACTGGTATTCAGGCAGGCGTAGTGCAACTATTTGTGCCGATTGTTGCAGCAATTGGAGGCGCGCTTTTCGTAAACGATCCAATCACGATTAAACTGGTTATTGCCGCCATATTAATTCTAGGTGGTATTGCCTTAGTTACCTATGGTAAACGCCGTTAA
- a CDS encoding cytochrome b/b6 domain-containing protein codes for MMEINRVGVSVWSKKIRLFHWLNVIAITMLIVVGLIILNSKLLGISTEGKVLLKTIHVCIGYVFVCNLVVRIILGFMGKGYERWRLTLPFFAGFKNELKAFKANPNKVYKGHNPLGKLMVLALITLMSVQAISGLVIAGTDIYFPPFGDYFANSIAIDQSQVAQIQPYSKVNVDEEKYQAMRAFRSPFITAHVYAFYGLLCLIPLHIIGVIVAEKKEKSGLVSAMINGIKYLPKNSDKE; via the coding sequence ATGATGGAAATAAATAGAGTAGGGGTTAGTGTTTGGAGCAAAAAAATACGCCTTTTTCATTGGCTTAACGTCATTGCAATTACAATGTTAATTGTGGTCGGTCTCATTATTTTAAACAGTAAGTTACTCGGTATTAGCACTGAGGGTAAAGTTTTATTAAAGACCATACATGTCTGTATTGGTTATGTTTTTGTATGTAACTTAGTGGTGCGAATTATTTTGGGTTTTATGGGTAAAGGCTATGAGCGTTGGCGCTTAACTTTACCGTTCTTTGCTGGTTTTAAAAATGAGCTTAAAGCGTTTAAGGCTAACCCGAACAAAGTCTATAAAGGGCACAACCCTCTTGGTAAGCTTATGGTGCTTGCGTTGATAACATTGATGAGTGTACAGGCAATTTCGGGGTTAGTGATTGCAGGCACCGATATTTATTTTCCACCCTTTGGTGATTACTTTGCCAACAGTATTGCCATCGATCAAAGTCAGGTTGCACAAATTCAACCATATTCAAAAGTTAACGTTGACGAAGAAAAGTATCAAGCCATGAGAGCATTCCGTTCACCCTTTATTACAGCTCATGTGTACGCTTTTTATGGTTTATTGTGCTTGATACCACTACACATAATCGGTGTTATCGTTGCAGAAAAAAAAGAAAAAAGTGGCTTAGTATCAGCAATGATTAACGGCATAAAATACTTACCAAAAAACAGCGACAAAGAGTAA
- a CDS encoding efflux RND transporter permease subunit yields MNYSTLLNWVLTKPKQLYAIVVAMVIVTLAMFPMLQIDTDPENMLDADAPARVLHNNVKQQFVMHDMVVVGLVSKNSIYSVENLTVLNDVSQYIQSLDDVILADYLALDVVDNISQLYDDNGNNAGIQFSYLMKKAPTSETEASNIMAAVKRLPMLENTLVSDDNKAAAIYIPLTSKDKSYAVAEKIRAFASKLNTPLDIHITGLPIAEDQFGFEMFVQMGVAAPAAGLAIFILLWYFFRNMPLIIAPMIVAMSTVIIIMGSLIGLGFTVHIMSSMIAIFLMPIAVVDSVHILSEFADRYRKGDDVKAVLSQVMKHLYKPMLFTSLTSAVGFYSLLLTPIPPVKVFGAFIGTGILLAFALTVLFIPAYISRMSDDAIERLHDSVTKLEQKGLLSRVLLAIGKVSREKSKLIIPIFIAVLAVSIVGITRIEINDNPVNWFKADHQIRVADKVLNQHFAGTYDAWLVFEAQVTNVPNDTFLTQLATAKEAGVDVTSIEEHLEKSGVDQTLLFLLDDLSFSVSSDHANYISDLANTAEHTLNSQKVFTQPNMLNWQSDFQQALIATGMVGKVNAITDIVKTVNRELRSGQMEDFVIPNSSNGVAQTLLQYQSSHRPQDLWHFVNTDYTASLVWLQMTSGDNQHMTDVVNWVEQYIKKNPAPYQVSVNWAGKSYLNVVWQDLMVSGMLNSLMSSFVIVFIMMVLLFRSFKYGVLAMLPLTFTITLIYGLIGWLGKAYDMPIAVLSALTLGLSIDFAIHFIQRLRELHKEHGSMKSALEEMCQEPSRAISRNAIVIAIGFTPLLFSPLVPYITVGFFLASIMAVSALVTLMLLPALLSVFDRS; encoded by the coding sequence ATGAATTATTCAACCTTGTTAAACTGGGTATTAACAAAGCCAAAACAGTTATATGCCATCGTTGTTGCTATGGTTATCGTAACATTAGCAATGTTTCCCATGCTGCAAATTGACACCGACCCCGAAAATATGCTCGATGCCGACGCACCAGCTCGTGTATTACATAACAATGTAAAACAACAATTTGTAATGCATGACATGGTTGTTGTTGGGCTTGTTAGTAAAAATTCTATCTATTCTGTTGAAAACTTAACCGTATTAAACGACGTTTCGCAATATATTCAATCACTTGATGACGTTATTTTAGCAGACTACTTAGCGTTAGATGTCGTAGATAACATCAGTCAACTTTATGATGATAATGGCAACAATGCTGGCATACAGTTTTCTTATCTCATGAAGAAAGCCCCAACAAGTGAAACTGAAGCGAGTAACATTATGGCAGCGGTTAAGCGCTTACCCATGTTAGAAAACACACTCGTGTCAGACGATAATAAAGCTGCTGCAATTTATATTCCGTTAACATCAAAAGACAAAAGTTACGCTGTTGCCGAAAAAATTCGCGCGTTTGCGAGTAAATTAAACACACCGCTCGATATTCATATTACTGGTCTTCCTATCGCTGAAGATCAATTTGGCTTTGAAATGTTCGTACAAATGGGCGTTGCGGCTCCCGCGGCAGGTTTAGCGATTTTTATCTTACTTTGGTATTTTTTCAGAAACATGCCTTTGATAATCGCACCAATGATTGTCGCTATGTCAACTGTCATTATTATTATGGGGAGCCTGATAGGCTTAGGCTTTACCGTGCATATTATGTCTTCGATGATCGCCATCTTTCTAATGCCAATAGCAGTTGTTGATTCAGTGCATATACTTTCTGAGTTTGCTGACCGCTATCGAAAAGGTGATGACGTTAAAGCCGTTCTGTCGCAGGTGATGAAGCATTTGTATAAACCAATGTTGTTTACATCGTTAACCTCAGCAGTGGGCTTTTACTCATTATTGCTCACGCCTATTCCGCCAGTAAAAGTATTTGGCGCCTTTATTGGTACCGGTATTTTATTAGCATTTGCACTTACCGTATTATTCATACCTGCCTACATCTCAAGAATGTCTGATGACGCAATCGAACGCTTACACGATTCAGTTACCAAATTAGAACAAAAAGGACTGTTATCAAGAGTATTGCTTGCTATTGGCAAGGTATCGAGAGAAAAGTCAAAATTAATTATACCAATATTTATCGCGGTATTAGCGGTCAGTATTGTTGGCATCACGCGCATTGAAATTAATGATAACCCAGTAAATTGGTTTAAAGCTGATCACCAAATTCGCGTTGCAGATAAGGTGTTAAATCAACACTTTGCCGGAACATATGATGCGTGGCTAGTATTTGAAGCACAGGTAACTAATGTACCTAACGATACGTTCTTAACACAACTGGCGACGGCAAAAGAAGCAGGAGTTGATGTAACAAGTATTGAAGAGCATTTAGAAAAAAGTGGCGTCGATCAAACCTTACTGTTTTTACTTGATGATCTAAGCTTTTCGGTATCAAGTGATCATGCCAATTATATTAGTGATTTAGCGAATACTGCTGAACACACCTTAAACAGTCAAAAAGTGTTTACTCAACCAAACATGCTAAATTGGCAAAGCGATTTTCAACAGGCATTAATTGCAACAGGCATGGTCGGTAAAGTAAATGCCATCACCGATATTGTAAAAACTGTTAATCGCGAACTGCGTTCTGGTCAAATGGAAGATTTTGTAATTCCAAATTCAAGCAATGGTGTGGCACAAACACTTTTACAATATCAATCTTCACACCGTCCACAAGATTTATGGCACTTTGTTAATACTGACTACACAGCATCGCTTGTTTGGTTACAAATGACCAGCGGTGATAATCAGCACATGACAGATGTTGTCAACTGGGTTGAACAATACATAAAGAAAAACCCTGCACCCTATCAAGTATCGGTGAATTGGGCAGGAAAATCTTATCTCAATGTTGTTTGGCAAGACCTCATGGTAAGCGGCATGTTAAACAGCTTAATGTCGAGTTTTGTCATTGTATTTATTATGATGGTACTACTTTTCCGTTCGTTTAAGTACGGTGTATTAGCCATGCTGCCTTTAACATTCACGATAACATTAATATACGGTTTAATTGGTTGGCTAGGCAAAGCGTACGACATGCCTATTGCGGTGCTATCTGCACTTACTTTAGGGCTTTCTATCGACTTTGCCATACACTTTATTCAACGTTTGCGAGAATTACATAAAGAACACGGCTCAATGAAAAGCGCTTTAGAAGAGATGTGCCAAGAACCTAGCAGAGCAATTTCTAGAAATGCGATTGTTATTGCAATTGGCTTTACACCTTTATTGTTTTCACCACTTGTACCTTACATTACAGTTGGATTCTTTCTTGCGAGCATAATGGCAGTTTCTGCATTGGTCACCTTAATGTTACTACCGGCTTTGTTGTCTGTGTTTGACCGAAGCTAA